A window of the Phaseolus vulgaris cultivar G19833 chromosome 5, P. vulgaris v2.0, whole genome shotgun sequence genome harbors these coding sequences:
- the LOC137835482 gene encoding protein STRUBBELIG-RECEPTOR FAMILY 3-like isoform X2, translating into MVRRLLSRESSEQKINIELGRTGEERSGSQYKRVKIHGEVLLGFLLICIVQFSHADTDPSDVAAINNLYTALGNPVLPGWVPSGGDPCGQAWQGVRCNGSVIQEITLNGANLGGELGDGLGSFVSIRAIVLNNNHIGGSIPSSLPVTLQHFFLSDNQFTGGIPASLSTLTELSDMSLNNNLLTGEIPDAFQSLTQLINLDLSNNNLSGELPPSMENLSALTSVHLQNNNLSGTLDVLQDLPLQDLNVENNQFVGPIPPKLLSIPNFRNDGNPFNLNVNATIAPARPPHSPVTVSPSGTVVSGTPSSGRLPTKPTDGPTVANESNSVKSKKNTKRVVWISISGILMFVIVVLGLLLFVPRCRSSRREKVNKSSKQHQVGTYGGERHNPREYEDSVQPPSQTEKVPKGAVVRLKRDHQEEARRVRAIPKLQGEKEKDEQRMGTLPKLLDHEMDMSSLGVYSMPSPPPPPPPPPLTTESVLVEPTSFRKGANFNPPKRSPVPPTFAKTFTIASLQQYTNSFSQDNLIGLGMLGTVYKAELPDGKILAVKKLDKRVSDHQTDDEFLDLINNIDRIRHANIVELIGYCAEHGQRLLIYEYCSNGSLQDALHSDDEFKTRLSWNARIRIALGAARALEYLHEQCAPPVVHRNFKSANILLDDDVSVRLSDCGLAPLITKGYVSQFSGQLLAAYGYGAPEFESGIYTYQSDVYSFGVVMLELLTGRQSYDRTRARGEQFLVRWAIPQLHDIDALSKMVDPSLKGDYPAKSLSNFADIISRCVQSEPEFRPAMSEVVLYLINMIRKESQQSESNE; encoded by the exons ATGGTAAGGCGATTGCTTTCAAGGGAAAGTAGTGAGCAGAAGATTAACATTGAGCTTGGAAGAACCGGTGAGGAGAGATCTGGTTCACAGTACAAGAGAGTGAAGATCCATGGCGAAGTTCTATTGGGATTTCTGTTGATCTGCATAGTCCAGTTTTCACATGCAGACACTGATCCCTCTGATG TTGCAGCAATAAATAACTTATATACTGCATTGGGCAACCCTGTTCTTCCTGGGTGGGTTCCTAGTGGAGGTGACCCGTGCGGACAAGCGTGGCAAGGTGTTCGATGTAATGGTTCAGTCATTCAAGAAAT AACTCTGAATGGTGCAAACTTGGGAGGAGAACTGGGTGACGGCTTAGGAAGTTTTGTTTCTATCAGAGCAAT AGTTCTAAACAACAATCACATTGGGGGAAGTATTCCATCCAGTTTGCCAGTCACTTTGCAACACTT CTTTCTTTCAGATAACCAGTTCACTGGTGGTATTCCAGCCTCTTTATCTACGTTGACTGAATTGAGTGACAT GTCTCTTAACAACAATCTTTTAACAGGAGAAATACCAGATGCATTTCAGTCTCTTACTCAATTGATCAATCT AGATTTATCTAATAATAATTTGAGTGGGGAATTGCCTCCATCAATGGAGAACTTGTCAGCTCTGACCAGCGT ACATTTACAAAACAATAACCTATCTGGGACCCTGGATGTTTTACAAGACCTTCCACTGCAAGATTT GAATGTTGAGAACAACCAGTTTGTTGGACCAATACCCCCGAAGCTGTTAAGCATCCCAAACTTTAG AAATGATGGAAACCCGTTTAATCTTAATGTCAATGCTACTATAGCCCCAGCACGTCCACCTCATTCTCCAGTGACGGTATCGCCATCAGGAACTGTGGTTTCTGGGACTCCATCCTCTGGACGTTTACCTACTAAACCTACGGATGGACCAACTGTAGCAAATGAATCAAATTCTGTGAAATCGAAAAAGAACACCAAAAGGGTGGTTTGGATATCTATTTCTGGTATATTGATGTTTGTTATTGTAGTACTGGGACTTCTTCTCTTTGTTCCGAGATGTAGAAGTAGCAGAAGAGAAAAGGTTAACAAAAGTTCCAAGCAACATCAAGTTGGCACATATGGAGGTGAAAGACATAATCCTAGAGAATATGAGGATTCTGTCCAACCACCTAGTCAAACTGAGAAAG TACCAAAAGGTGCTGTGGTTAGGCTGAAAAGGGATCATCAAGAGGAGGCAAGGAGAGTGAGGGCAATTCCAAAGCTACAaggcgagaaagagaaggaTGAACAAAGAATGGGAACACTCCCAAAGCTGTTAGATCATGAGATGGATATGAGTTCACTGGGTGTATATTCCATGCCTTCTccaccaccacctcctccaCCTCCACCACTTACTACTGAGAGTGTGCTTGTTGAACCAACCTCATTCCGCAAAGGGGCTAACTTCAATCCTCCCAAAAGAAGTCCAGTTCCTCCCACTTTTGCAAAAACTTTTACCATTGCATCCCTTCAACAGTATACAAATAGCTTTTCTCAAGACAATCTTATAGGTTTAGGGATGCTGGGGACTGTGTATAAGGCAGAGCTTCCTGATGGAAAG ATACTTGCTGTGAAGAAACTAGACAAGAGAGTTTCTGATCACCAAACAGATGATGAGTTTCTTGATTTGATAAACAACATTGACAGAATCCGGCATGCAAATATTGTTGAGCTTATTGGATATTGTGCAGAGCATGGTCAAAGGCTTCTTATTTATGAGTACTGTAGCAATGGTTCGCTGCAGGATGCACTCCATTCAGATGATGAATTCAAAACTAGACTGTCATGGAATGCTCGCATTCGAATAGCACTCGGTGCAGCTAGAGCCTTAGA GTACTTGCATGAGCAGTGTGCGCCACCTGTTGTACACAGAAATTTCAAGTCTGCTAACATTCTCCTTGATGATGATGTTTCTGTTCGTCTATCTGATTGTGGTTTGGCTCCATTAATAACTAAAGGTTATGTAAGTCAG TTCTCAGGACAACTGCTAGCAGCTTATGGCTATGGAGCTCCAGAGTTTGAGTCAGGAATTTACACATACCAAAGTGATGTTTACAGCTTTGGAGTGGTTATGTTAGAACTTTTGACAGGCCGTCAGTCCTACGACAG AACACGTGCTCGAGGGGAGCAGTTTCTGGTGAGGTGGGCTATTCCACAACTGCATGACATTGATGCATTATCAAAGATGGTCGATCCTTCTCTAAAAGGAGATTACCCTGCCAAATCATTGTCAAATTTTGCAGACATTATTTCTAGATGTGTTCAG TCGGAGCCAGAATTTAGGCCAGCAATGTCAGAAGTGGTCTTGTACTTAATAAATATGATCAGGAAGGAATCTCAACAAAGTGAAtcaaatgaataa
- the LOC137835482 gene encoding protein STRUBBELIG-RECEPTOR FAMILY 3-like isoform X1 → MVLISRFSALFPNLVQFLSYKRMVRRLLSRESSEQKINIELGRTGEERSGSQYKRVKIHGEVLLGFLLICIVQFSHADTDPSDVAAINNLYTALGNPVLPGWVPSGGDPCGQAWQGVRCNGSVIQEITLNGANLGGELGDGLGSFVSIRAIVLNNNHIGGSIPSSLPVTLQHFFLSDNQFTGGIPASLSTLTELSDMSLNNNLLTGEIPDAFQSLTQLINLDLSNNNLSGELPPSMENLSALTSVHLQNNNLSGTLDVLQDLPLQDLNVENNQFVGPIPPKLLSIPNFRNDGNPFNLNVNATIAPARPPHSPVTVSPSGTVVSGTPSSGRLPTKPTDGPTVANESNSVKSKKNTKRVVWISISGILMFVIVVLGLLLFVPRCRSSRREKVNKSSKQHQVGTYGGERHNPREYEDSVQPPSQTEKVPKGAVVRLKRDHQEEARRVRAIPKLQGEKEKDEQRMGTLPKLLDHEMDMSSLGVYSMPSPPPPPPPPPLTTESVLVEPTSFRKGANFNPPKRSPVPPTFAKTFTIASLQQYTNSFSQDNLIGLGMLGTVYKAELPDGKILAVKKLDKRVSDHQTDDEFLDLINNIDRIRHANIVELIGYCAEHGQRLLIYEYCSNGSLQDALHSDDEFKTRLSWNARIRIALGAARALEYLHEQCAPPVVHRNFKSANILLDDDVSVRLSDCGLAPLITKGYVSQFSGQLLAAYGYGAPEFESGIYTYQSDVYSFGVVMLELLTGRQSYDRTRARGEQFLVRWAIPQLHDIDALSKMVDPSLKGDYPAKSLSNFADIISRCVQSEPEFRPAMSEVVLYLINMIRKESQQSESNE, encoded by the exons ATGGTTTTGATATCGAGATTTTCAGCATTATTTCCCAACCTTGTTCAGTTTCTCTCTTAC AAGAGGATGGTAAGGCGATTGCTTTCAAGGGAAAGTAGTGAGCAGAAGATTAACATTGAGCTTGGAAGAACCGGTGAGGAGAGATCTGGTTCACAGTACAAGAGAGTGAAGATCCATGGCGAAGTTCTATTGGGATTTCTGTTGATCTGCATAGTCCAGTTTTCACATGCAGACACTGATCCCTCTGATG TTGCAGCAATAAATAACTTATATACTGCATTGGGCAACCCTGTTCTTCCTGGGTGGGTTCCTAGTGGAGGTGACCCGTGCGGACAAGCGTGGCAAGGTGTTCGATGTAATGGTTCAGTCATTCAAGAAAT AACTCTGAATGGTGCAAACTTGGGAGGAGAACTGGGTGACGGCTTAGGAAGTTTTGTTTCTATCAGAGCAAT AGTTCTAAACAACAATCACATTGGGGGAAGTATTCCATCCAGTTTGCCAGTCACTTTGCAACACTT CTTTCTTTCAGATAACCAGTTCACTGGTGGTATTCCAGCCTCTTTATCTACGTTGACTGAATTGAGTGACAT GTCTCTTAACAACAATCTTTTAACAGGAGAAATACCAGATGCATTTCAGTCTCTTACTCAATTGATCAATCT AGATTTATCTAATAATAATTTGAGTGGGGAATTGCCTCCATCAATGGAGAACTTGTCAGCTCTGACCAGCGT ACATTTACAAAACAATAACCTATCTGGGACCCTGGATGTTTTACAAGACCTTCCACTGCAAGATTT GAATGTTGAGAACAACCAGTTTGTTGGACCAATACCCCCGAAGCTGTTAAGCATCCCAAACTTTAG AAATGATGGAAACCCGTTTAATCTTAATGTCAATGCTACTATAGCCCCAGCACGTCCACCTCATTCTCCAGTGACGGTATCGCCATCAGGAACTGTGGTTTCTGGGACTCCATCCTCTGGACGTTTACCTACTAAACCTACGGATGGACCAACTGTAGCAAATGAATCAAATTCTGTGAAATCGAAAAAGAACACCAAAAGGGTGGTTTGGATATCTATTTCTGGTATATTGATGTTTGTTATTGTAGTACTGGGACTTCTTCTCTTTGTTCCGAGATGTAGAAGTAGCAGAAGAGAAAAGGTTAACAAAAGTTCCAAGCAACATCAAGTTGGCACATATGGAGGTGAAAGACATAATCCTAGAGAATATGAGGATTCTGTCCAACCACCTAGTCAAACTGAGAAAG TACCAAAAGGTGCTGTGGTTAGGCTGAAAAGGGATCATCAAGAGGAGGCAAGGAGAGTGAGGGCAATTCCAAAGCTACAaggcgagaaagagaaggaTGAACAAAGAATGGGAACACTCCCAAAGCTGTTAGATCATGAGATGGATATGAGTTCACTGGGTGTATATTCCATGCCTTCTccaccaccacctcctccaCCTCCACCACTTACTACTGAGAGTGTGCTTGTTGAACCAACCTCATTCCGCAAAGGGGCTAACTTCAATCCTCCCAAAAGAAGTCCAGTTCCTCCCACTTTTGCAAAAACTTTTACCATTGCATCCCTTCAACAGTATACAAATAGCTTTTCTCAAGACAATCTTATAGGTTTAGGGATGCTGGGGACTGTGTATAAGGCAGAGCTTCCTGATGGAAAG ATACTTGCTGTGAAGAAACTAGACAAGAGAGTTTCTGATCACCAAACAGATGATGAGTTTCTTGATTTGATAAACAACATTGACAGAATCCGGCATGCAAATATTGTTGAGCTTATTGGATATTGTGCAGAGCATGGTCAAAGGCTTCTTATTTATGAGTACTGTAGCAATGGTTCGCTGCAGGATGCACTCCATTCAGATGATGAATTCAAAACTAGACTGTCATGGAATGCTCGCATTCGAATAGCACTCGGTGCAGCTAGAGCCTTAGA GTACTTGCATGAGCAGTGTGCGCCACCTGTTGTACACAGAAATTTCAAGTCTGCTAACATTCTCCTTGATGATGATGTTTCTGTTCGTCTATCTGATTGTGGTTTGGCTCCATTAATAACTAAAGGTTATGTAAGTCAG TTCTCAGGACAACTGCTAGCAGCTTATGGCTATGGAGCTCCAGAGTTTGAGTCAGGAATTTACACATACCAAAGTGATGTTTACAGCTTTGGAGTGGTTATGTTAGAACTTTTGACAGGCCGTCAGTCCTACGACAG AACACGTGCTCGAGGGGAGCAGTTTCTGGTGAGGTGGGCTATTCCACAACTGCATGACATTGATGCATTATCAAAGATGGTCGATCCTTCTCTAAAAGGAGATTACCCTGCCAAATCATTGTCAAATTTTGCAGACATTATTTCTAGATGTGTTCAG TCGGAGCCAGAATTTAGGCCAGCAATGTCAGAAGTGGTCTTGTACTTAATAAATATGATCAGGAAGGAATCTCAACAAAGTGAAtcaaatgaataa